The genomic DNA CACGATTCGCTATTGTTGGAGTCAAAGATCCTCAAGATTCGCGTCTGGGCTTTATCGAAGTGCAGTGGCAGGGCTGATTAAAGAATGACTTGAACTCATACTGCCGGTGCGATCTCCTCCGAAAGTCTCAAGATGCCTACTTGTCCCAACGTGCTGGTGAACAGACGCTGAACTCTCACTGTCAACAGTAAGTTCTCAGCCGATGCGAGACCAATGCTCGTTTGCGAGTTTCCATTCACATTTCTACAATCAGTGGCCCTCGAACTTCGCTTGTGCTGAAACGTTCTACAGCCGCGCCTGTGTCTCGACGTTCTGTTGCGCCACAACTTTGAGAAACGTTGCGTCAACATCATGCTCATGAATCCAAGAAGGATCTGCAcggctcttcatcctcgccctCAGCTCTTTATCAGTCTCTGTCCTTCCGAGTCTCTCGACCGTTTTCTGGTTGTTTGCATGTACAGTCGACAACACCCGATCTGTGTGCGGCTTCTTGGTCTGCTCGTATATCCTCAGCGCTGCCGCAATTTCCAGTTTCGAAGGCTTGCGTGCACCAGACGGAAAGACATGCAATATCGCCCTGGAAAAGGTCCAAGCATCGTCTAATGCGAGAGATCCCCCGGCGGCGAAAGCTCCGCCATGTGCGTGAGCAGCGTCGCCAGCATATGTGATGTTGCCATTTCCGTGGACCCAGGTATCAAGAGCCGAGGCGAATGTGTTCGGATACAGTCTGACGTTCGGTGTGGCTTCGATTATCTGTCTCACAGTCGGATGCCAATCTCGGTAGAAATCCTTGAGGACCTCCAAATCGCCTTCGGAGTTCCAGGTTGAGTCTTTGTACACGGCGTCTGGTGCATTGGGGTCACTGTAGCTCCCTCCCACGATCGTGAATAGGTCTTTTCCTAGCTTGGAGGCGAAGAACGTTCGGTCTGGTCCCCACCAATGATAAGATTCTTCGAGAACTCCTGGAATATGCTGGACAAGTTTCGCATCGAAGACGGATCGGAAAGCCACCCATCCAGTCCATTTAGGTTGCGAAGATGGAACGAAAGAACGTCGAACTGCGGAACGGATACCGTCTGCACCTAAGACGATGTCCACTGTTTTGGAAGTACCATCCGAGAAGGAgacttcaacttcaccaGTATCTTGGACTTGTTCAATGGCAACAAACGTCTTGCCAAGATGGAGTCGCTCAGGATTAACGTGGGCTGCCAAGGCCTGTTGCAGGTGCGCTCTGTAGAAGCGGCTCGTACGATGTCTGTACTCCACGGGACCGTGATGATTATCCACAGACACCACTTCATTCGTCTTCCAGTGCCTGGTACAATCAGTCGCTGATGGGGCATTCTCGAGTTCTTGTGCCGTACCGATAAATCATTGGATGACCTGATCTGTTCCGAAAGGCAAGCTCATCAGACAGCGCTTCCTGAACACCGAGTCTTTCCAAAGCCTTCATTCCATTCGGGCCCAGCGCGATGCTGGCGCCAACTTCTTGGAGCACAGGCGCTCGTTCGTAAACTTGAACATCGATGCCTTCGTGGTCTTGAAGTGCTACTGCTGTCGCAAGCCCAGCTATGCCTGCACCAATAATGGCGATTCTCAACTTTTCTGCCCCAGCCATTGGAAGCTCGAAAGTTTGTGATTGAATACCAGAGAGGTCACTCAGCAGCAGTCGTTGAGCTTATCTTTGCTGAAGCTTAGAGCTTACCCGAGCTCGAATTGCTTGATCGGCGGGAGAAAGTCGGGAAACAGCACGCATAGTGCCTGGAGTGGTGACAGAGCAAGCCTCGAGCACGCAATGTGGTCGTTGGCGTTCTTTGCTCACCCAAGATTCGCTGGGCACTGCGAACGCCATGTCAGCCAAGTCAAGAACGGGTCTTGATTTTTTGCAACGTCGCGTGGTCCCATGCGAAAACCTGCAGGTTTGGGCATGGCTCACCTGGAGGAGTACTGCCCTACCCGCTTGGTGTGTTCTACTCTCCACTGATAAGCCGTTCTTGTGAGCCGATTCGACGGCATGATGCAGCTCGACAGATGGCCATTGAGGATCCACATGAGGTGATTATGGCCGGAACCGCAGACGGTATATATGTTCAACTTGACTTTTTCGATAGAGACGTCGCCCGCCCGATTCGTTGATATCTGAGGATTTACTACAGGAGCGAAACGTCTCCGAGCCGTTTGCTCAACCATGGCCAAAGACAAGACCACAACCGACGCAAAGCCTGTGTCAAGTTCAGGAGATGCTGTACCGCCCAAGTTGCCGGCACGGTACGCCGACGAAAGCTACAAGCTCTTTTCGAAAGTCCAGGCCGACGAGCCAACAGAAGCCGAGGCTAAGATCATCCGGAACAAATGCGTGCGATGGGTGCTGCCATTCCTTTGCGTGGGCTATCACTTGATGTATGTCGACAAGCAAACTCTGGGCAATTCTTCGATTCTGGGAATTATGGAGGACGCGAATCTCAACAGCACACAGTACAACTGGTTATCCAGCGTGTTCTACGTGGGCTATCTTCTCGCTGAGTTGCCTCAGAACTGGGCGTTGCAGAGGTTTCCGGTTGCTCGGTGAGTGGTGAAAGTCCGGCGTCTGTTCCGACAGGTGCAGTCGACTAACCTCGCGTAAAGATGGCTTTCGATCAACCTGGTTGTCTGGGGAGGCATACTGCTCTTGCACATTCCTTGTCAGAACTTTGCATCGCTGTTCGTGGTTCGCTTCCTCCTTGGGGTGACGGAAGCATGCATTGTGCCAGCATTTCTGCTTATCTTGAACATGTCTGTCCAAGCCAACACACATGAGACCGTGACTATCGCTCACATCTATTACTGTTAGGTATTTCACCTACGACGAACAGTCATGGCTTGTGAGTGGGAACCCTCCCCAAGCCGCCATACTTGGGATCATGACTACCGCTTACACCTATTACTTAGATGCCCTGTATGTGGGCGATCGGAAACAGCAGTCCGATCACCAGTGGGCTGCTGTCGTACGGAGTGCTCTGGATCAATACTGGCGACTTCAATCCTTGGAAGTGGTTCGTAAGTAACGTGATATGCAGAAGCCTTCCCCGAGCCCCAACGTGCGCGGCAGTAATTTCCGCTTACACCTGTTACTTAGATGGTCATCACCGGTAGTCTCACCCTTCTTTTCGGTGCGGCTGTGTGGCTATGGCTACCTGATAACCCTCTCGGAGCACGCTTCCTGACCATGGAGGAGAAAGCCCAGGCCGTACTGCGCATCAAAAGTAACCACTCTGGCATCGAGCAGAAGCACTTCAAAAAACACCAATTCGTGGAAGCCATGAAAGATCCAAAGACTTGGCTATTCTTTTTGCACGCATGGTCACAAGAAATGGCAAATGGCCTAACCAATCAGTACTCGCTGATTATCAAATCTTTCGGCTTCTCCACTTTACAAACTACCCTACTTGGATGTGTCAACGGCCTGACCGCATTCGTGTCGTTGACTACGGCAGCCATCATATTGGCCAAGACTACCAACTTCCGAGCATGGTTGTCGATTGCGGCCTATATCCCTCCGATTATTTCCTGCATTCTGCTACTTTCATTACCATGGAGCAATCGATGGGGCCTTCTGACGGCAATCTGGATCAGGGCCACTGGCGGAATTCCATACAGCGTGGTGATGATCTGGGCCGCGAATTGCTCCGCGGGGCATACCAAGAAGACGACTGTGATCGCTTTGTACCATGTTGGATACGGCCTCGGCAACATTTTGAGCCCGCAGCTGTTCCAACCTCAGTACAAGCCAAGGTACATTGTAACGTGGGCCGTCATCTTGGGAGTTGCATGCGTCTTCCCAATGTTTCTGGTTGTGTATCTGCGGTGGTATCTGAAGCGGGAGAATGCACGAAGAGATGCTTTGCAGGCTCAAGGATTGATCAGTGAAGTCGGAATCGTTGAACATTCTGATGGTGATGCCTCGGAAGAGGTCGTTGACGCACGACAATTGGACTTGACAGATAGAGAGAATCTGGCGTTTCGATATGTACTCTAGCGTAGTGCTTCAGTATTAAACGCTCCAGATGTTTCTGTGCCGAGTCCGGTGTAAATGTCATTTCTCCTTTCACGATTTGCGCTACTACACGATCGTTTCCACCACTCATTTATTTCTCCAGGTAGAAAGCCAGATTTCCTCCTTGAGCCTCCAACTCCGTGATGCCATTGCCCATAAACCCAAATCGATTCTGCTTGTTCAAATAACCGATATCGAAGTCCTCCGTCCTAAAGGCCTGCAGCATTTGCCGATAATGTAGAATGCTTCCGGGGTACATCTGAAGTAGGTATAAGCGAGAGTCACAGTCTCACGGGTGGTGGCTTGGGGAGAATGTCCGCCTATCACTTTACTTACGGCAGTTACGCGACCTTCCGTTTTGTGATTCTTGTACCAGCTTCTGCATTCACTTGACCAGACAGTCTTCTTGAGGAACTCCTGCGCATAGTCGTTGAATTCGCGAAGGACATCAGGCTTGATTGTGATGGACTTGATTCCCTGTCAGGCAATCTTGTCGCACCATTTCATAACCCAATCCGCGCACCAGTCGTAGCATGCAAGTATGCTGCCGTGTCCGAGAGGACTGTTGGGCCCAGTGTACTGGTTGCAAGCGAATTTAGTAAGCATGATCGTTGCCATGGTGCCTTCGAAGAAAATACTCACCGAAAAGTAGTTTGGCATTTGCGGGGCAATGATTCCCATATAACCTTCAGACTCATCTTTCCACAGCTCCTGCAAGCTCATCCCGTTAACGCCAGTCATCTGAAAGTAATATGTGTCAGCGATAGTCAACTGTCTCATTGGCTTGGACTTCACTCACCTCCCACGCCGGCCGGAACGCTACATTGAAACCAGTGGCGCAAATGATAAGATCaaactcctcctcttcaggcTCCGTATCGGCGGCCGGCTGCGACAAAATTCCCTTCTCCGTGAACTTCACAATCGGATTGAAGTTGCTCTTCACGTTCGCACTTGTCAACGCTTCCAAATAGCCATCTCCAGGCGTGATCCTCCTGCAACCTACAGGCCACTGCGGAATCAATTTATCGGTCAGCTCTCCATCCCCGCCCAATCTCTGCTTCATGATATCTCTGAATGCACCCCGAACTGCCTCCTGCGTGGGAGAACCCTTCATGAAAACGAAAAAGTACTGGTTGAACATATTCTCCAATTTCTGACGCAACGCCTTGAGTTCTTCCGGATTCTCGCGAAAGCGTTGtttctcttcctcgctgTATTGGAAGTTCTTTCCTTCCGGTGTCGCGTCCGCAAGCATATTCGGAATAATCCAGGTAGGTGTTCGGATATATGTTGTGACGTGCTTTGCAGTCTGTTGGATCTGCGGTAGAATCTGAATTCCGGATGAACCATCTGAGAGTAATAGGTGTAAGCGATAGTCACTGTCTCATATGTGGTGGTGGCTTGGGTAGGGCTTCCACCTATGACTTTACTCACTCCCGATAAGAGCAACCTTCTTGTCTTTCCAGTCGACAGTCTCCCAGTGGGCACTGTGAACCATTTCGCCGCGGAAAGCTTCTCGGTTAGGAATGTTTGGCCACTCCCAGCGGTTGAGAAAACCGGCTCCATTGATGAGGACATCAGCTTCGTCGGTGATCGTGCTGCCGTTTTGCTCCAGCTTCAAGAGCCATTTGCCTTTGTCATCCGACCAGTTGGCTGCGATGAGTTTCGTGTTGACCTGAATGTACTCTCGCAGTTTGTAGTCATCCACTGTCTTGATAATGTACTTCAAGATCTCTGGGCCGCCAACGTAGAACGAAGACCAGTCTGGATTTGGCGCGAAGGGAAAGCAATACTACGCCTATGTCTCAGCAGATTCTAGGCGACGGATCTAGGGAGAACGTACGATATGGGCTGGAACGTCGCAGGCTACGCCAGGATACGTATTTTCGAGCCAAGTCCCACCAACTTCTCGATTCTTCTCGTAAACAACAAGGTCAATATAGCTATTGTCGCCAACATATTTGTGCTTGTGAGCCAACATTATGTTCGCAAACCCAGCTCCAATCGCCACAACGCGAAGTTTGCGGCGAGTGAAGATGGGCTGCTCCACTACGGGTATCGATGAAGAAGCCATGATGTTTGAGATGacggtgaagtgaagttgcAGTTGGTTTCGAACTATCAAGGGCCAACACGAGGAGATATATACTGACGCGTGACACGTAGCTCATATTACCACGGTTAACGCACCTTCTCCACAGGAGGAGCTCCTACCCACTATTCGGGTAGCACACTCTGGCTGGCGGAAGCAGGCGAGATCATTCCTTGGCATGAGGAGGCCCTGTGGTATCGAAAGTTTAACAGCGCGGACCAGCTCCGTTCAGGTACGAACTTCAAGATCTACCCCGCAACCATCGCCATACAAGAACTATGCTTTGCCCGGCAATTCCCAAACAGTCGTGTGCTGTTTGTAGCGACGGCAAAACGTTGGAGCGAGCCTGCGAATTGAAGCGTGTTGAGATCTTAGGGTTCTGGTGTAACGTGGTGAGCAGTGCTATCACTGCAACTCCATCTCACCTAAGCTGTTGTGCAGCAATGCAACAAAGCATATGCGAGAAGTGCGCGCGCATGGCTCTTCCCTTGACTTGTTGACAAAAGATTCTGTGCCATCGACGTGATTTCGAAATTCCGACTTCACCCACGATAGAAGTCAATGAACTTCCGCTGCATTTTGGGTGACTGGACTTCGACCATAGGCTGCACTGTTGTGTCCGCAGCATGCGTGAAAGTGGCCGATTCGATTGTCTCGGGATTTCCATATCCAGCTGAAGGCGAAGTACGAGCTTCCATAGCGTTGGTCGACAGCTGTGGCAAGCTATCACTCATTGGCAAGTCACTCTTTGTTTGATCCACCggctcttcgtcttccacttGCTCTTCCACTGCATCAAGATAATAGCTTACGTCGCGACTCCTTCTCATATCCTCGACCACTTCTCGTGCATCCACAAACTCCTCTGCTCCATCGTGATGTGAGATCCTCTGCCTGCCATAGCGGAAGGCGCGCGCACTGCTCTCTAGTGACTGCCAG from Cercospora beticola chromosome 3, complete sequence includes the following:
- a CDS encoding uncharacterized protein (SMCOG1087:hypothetical protein~antiSMASH:Cluster_8) → MAGAEKLRIAIIGAGIAGLATAVALQDHEGIDVQVYERAPVLQEVGASIALGPNGMKALERLGVQEALSDELAFRNRSGHPMIYRHWKTNEVVSVDNHHGPVEYRHRTSRFYRAHLQQALAAHVNPERLHLGKTFVAIEQVQDTGEVEVSFSDGTSKTVDIVLGADGIRSAVRRSFVPSSQPKWTGWVAFRSVFDAKLVQHIPGVLEESYHWWGPDRTFFASKLGKDLFTIVGGSYSDPNAPDAVYKDSTWNSEGDLEVLKDFYRDWHPTVRQIIEATPNVRLYPNTFASALDTWVHGNGNITYAGDAAHAHGGAFAAGGSLALDDAWTFSRAILHVFPSGARKPSKLEIAAALRIYEQTKKPHTDRVLSTVHANNQKTVERLGRTETDKELRARMKSRADPSWIHEHDVDATFLKVVAQQNVETQARL
- a CDS encoding uncharacterized protein (SMCOG1106:major facilitator transporter~antiSMASH:Cluster_8) gives rise to the protein MAKDKTTTDAKPVSSSGDAVPPKLPARYADESYKLFSKVQADEPTEAEAKIIRNKCVRWVLPFLCVGYHLMYVDKQTLGNSSILGIMEDANLNSTQYNWLSSVFYVGYLLAELPQNWALQRFPVARWLSINLVVWGGILLLHIPCQNFASLFVVRFLLGVTEACIVPAFLLILNMYFTYDEQSWLMPCMWAIGNSSPITSGLLSYGVLWINTGDFNPWKWFMVITGSLTLLFGAAVWLWLPDNPLGARFLTMEEKAQAVLRIKSNHSGIEQKHFKKHQFVEAMKDPKTWLFFLHAWSQEMANGLTNQYSLIIKSFGFSTLQTTLLGCVNGLTAFVSLTTAAIILAKTTNFRAWLSIAAYIPPIISCILLLSLPWSNRWGLLTAIWIRATGGIPYSVVMIWAANCSAGHTKKTTVIALYHVGYGLGNILSPQLFQPQYKPRYIVTWAVILGVACVFPMFLVVYLRWYLKRENARRDALQAQGLISEVGIVEHSDGDASEEVVDARQLDLTDRENLAFRYVL
- a CDS encoding uncharacterized protein (antiSMASH:Cluster_8), which codes for MYPGSILHYRQMLQAFRTEDFDIGYLNKQNRFGFMGNGITELEAQGGNLAFYLEK
- a CDS encoding uncharacterized protein (SMCOG1092:hypothetical protein~antiSMASH:Cluster_8), which encodes MASSSIPVVEQPIFTRRKLRVVAIGAGFANIMLAHKHKYVGDNSYIDLVVYEKNREVGGTWLENTYPGVACDVPAHIYCFPFAPNPDWSSFYVGGPEILKYIIKTVDDYKLREYIQVNTKLIAANWSDDKGKWLLKLEQNGSTITDEADVLINGAGFLNRWEWPNIPNREAFRGEMVHSAHWETVDWKDKKVALIGNGSSGIQILPQIQQTAKHVTTYIRTPTWIIPNMLADATPEGKNFQYSEEEKQRFRENPEELKALRQKLENMFNQYFFVFMKGSPTQEAVRGAFRDIMKQRLGGDGELTDKLIPQWPVGCRRITPGDGYLEALTSANVKSNFNPIVKFTEKGILSQPAADTEPEEEEFDLIICATGFNVAFRPAWEMTGVNGMSLQELWKDESEGYMGIIAPQMPNYFSYTGPNSPLGHGSILACYDWCADWVMKWCDKIA